TCTAACATAATGCGGTACATGATATATCGTTACAAAACACCCGAGTAATATCACAATCCATTacataaagcaaacacacaggTCAAGTGGGACACTTTTGCAGGGCCCCTGATTGACGGTGAAGTGTGCACTCGAGCATCGATCCGTACCGTACAGACGAAttgcgcaacaaaaaatgcaattgtACAGCTGATAATGTGCATCTCGTGTTTGGCTGTTGGCAGTTCAATTGTGAATCTACAAATCTACAATCTACAAAAAAAGGAGTTGTAGTATCTTTTCTCTTCTACATCTATCCAAATGTGGGCAATTATGATATGATGTGATTTGGACTGTTTACTCAAAGGTAACCGAGACTGGGAAGGATTTATTCGTTCTCTAGCTATCGATATCTCAATAGTCAGTTGAATGGGCAATAGCAAGGATGCCTTCGTCCATGAACACTCATATAGCATTATCAGtaagttatatttttttatcgcgAGCTTCAGGATACTCTcatttttgggttttcttgATTCTATTTACCCATTGCTAGATATTCATCACCTGCGAAGAACGGATCTTGATCCCCCGAAGCGACAAGTACCGGATAGTTCTAATTAGGTTGAATTAAGTGAAGTTAAAGCAGAGGTTTTGTTCACATTGAACAGgtgattgcatttttaaagTCGTCTATAAGGATTATACATTTCTATCTAGACGAGTGTGCCTTACAAGACTAGCTAAATTCAACTTGCCACGAGGTCCACCATGAACTTAAGCCACCTATCGAAAGCCTTGCGACTTTCGTCAAATTCAACAACTAACCTATAGACGCGTAAAGCCTTCATGTTGCCTTCATGAAGAAACAGACGCATCTGTAGACACTCCTTGTGATAAATCTTCCCGTTTACAATCTCAATAGTAACGAACGCACGAACCCTACTTTCCGTTAGAACTCTCGTTTAGTGGAACTCCAAAATTACGctttatgcgtttttttttctaacaaaaaggaacaaattgTATGTGTTTTAAGCAATtccattatcattatcatggGCGGCACACGGTGGCATAATGGTAGCGGCGACGGTCTTGACACGatcggaccggaccaaaatcccagcCTGACCGTTTCCCCGTGGCAAGGACGATTCTGCTACGTGacaaaataagtcgatacggccaggccgttctaactgagaataaacaatttattgcCTAAAGTAAGTAAACACTATTGActtcaatttatttaactcCTAAAAACTAAACGAACAAATGCTTTTACCTATAGCCATAAATTAGCTGTATTTCCCTACTAGATATAACTTAAAtaaagctattttttttaaataaataattaataattaaactatatttaaaaactttttttttcgttagaaagacctggccgtatcgacttatttaaccacgtagccggatagtcagtccttgctacgggggattggcccggatcggattttggtccagtccgttcgtgtgaagaccggcgccgctaccatcatgccaccgggccgccccataTTTTAAatctaaatgaaaataaattaataaagtaaatatacaaagataaattaaattcaaacccGTTTCCAATTATTAGACACAAACACTTTAAATTCAATGTTTTAAAGTCACAGATAGTCACTTATTTCGAACAAAATTGTACTttttaaactaaaagaaaagcttttaCTCCGGTTTCATTGCGAACAAAAGAAGAGAACAGTTGtaataaattacaaattgCGATATAACTTTGCTAAATGATAACAAATGATGATAACTCTACCCCCTCCGTTCTCTCAGACCGGCGACTTTTCTTTGTCTCCAGGCGTATGTTTATCGCTCATGCTATCGCAATCACAGGACGAGCTGTTCTAAGGACAAATAACTCATCGGATATTGAACGGGACTCTCACTCTCACCAGCCGATCACACCGACGACTggtgttaattaatttaacatcGAAAGCACAttttacaaaaccaaacattacAGCCCGGTAAACAGTACCGGGCAATGATTGATAATGGTTTTGCAAGGAAACTGCGCGACGACGACGTCGACCACGTCGACGACCTGTGGTAAACGTGAATGCGCTTCATCGTTTGCCGTGCCGGTGCATCCCCTCGGTGTGGgaaaaacgaaccgaacgcaAGACGCAAATATTGTCGATCTCGATCGTGCCCGGCCGGGGATTCACACTTCCACGGTGGGGAAGCGCTAAAGAGGCGGAAGTATAAAAGCCCTTTCGATGCCGCTGTGATCAATCAAAAGCAGTTCCAGCGTTCAACCGAGAACAACCTAGACAAACTTTGCCACCCAAAGCCCAACACATCATGAAGTGTGCAACGATCATCTGTACCATCGTCGTGGTCGTCCTGGCGGCACTGGAGAATACCAGCGTTCAGGCAGCTCCCGAGGAGCAGCTTGCCAGTTTGAACACTCTCCGTAAGTAATTTTATTACCCGGCATCTCCCCCAGGCCAAAGATTTTCGGTTCTATACTTCCCTGGTCCCTTCACTAGTGGATGAGCTGCCCGAGGAGACGCATCATGCTGCGGTCGAAAACTATCGGGCCAAGCGGGCAACCTGCGATCTGGCCAGTGGGTTCGGCGTTGGCAGCAGCCTTTGTGCCGCCCACTGCATCGCCCGTCGCTACCGTGGCGGATACTGCAACAGCAAGGCCGTCTGCGTCTGCCGCAACTAACCCGTTCTAACAAAGTGGAAACACTCCACATGCCACGGGCACACTAAGCGGTTCCTAGTTCCTTCACGAGGCGAACACATTCAACCATTCAGCGTGTAGCACCAAAATCTGTCCGCAGCAATTAACATTTAAGTTTGGTATCGGAGAAATAAAAACGTCCCACAGCAAACATGACCAGTCTTTCCTCTGTAGCACACCCGTGACTAACAAAAATCTATGTACATCCGCGTTTATGGCCGTTGCAGCTAACAATGTAATATTAACAACTGATTCAAAGTTTGTAACAATTAAGCAGTACATCGAACCGCTTCCCATCACTCGAGCCATCGACTCTTCGACCCGTCGACGTCTCCACCGCTGTGAtgttctttgtttcttttttgtgtccgGTTCCTCATGCCCGATGCTTCTGCCTTTCAAATATCGATTCCTAAGGCAGTGTTGGGGGCATAAATTATAATTGGGAACTGTAACTCCACATTACGCGCATTATTTGAGTACGCGCTGGATCGTACCCTGCATTTGGACGCATTCTTTGTGGGCCGTGAGGATGCTGGGTGACGCACACAAAGCGTCGCATTGTGGACGAGCAAAAGAACCGAATGGTGCATTTGTTTAAACGAAATCGTTGCGGGGTAAATGTAACCgtcaacataaaaaacacagAATGTCTGTAACATGATGTGGTAGTTATATGCAACCAACAAACGGAGGAGTAATTGCAACGGATTTCGGAAGGGAATGAAAGGGAAGTCTACCAGTCTGTTAGGATTCAACATGGAATGTACGATTTTTTTCGTCGTTTAAAATTCGGAtgagataaattaaaattaggaTAAGAGCTtctcatgttttattttttgcataaaactgACTTAATGACGTTTGTTACATTTCTTCCAATTTTCTTAACTGATACATCATTGGTTCGGCTGTTAGGCTGTATGTAGAGCTAATTAAACCTTTTATGattattaacattttatcTTTGTTTTGCGCGTGATAATGAATCAACTTCGTTTACAGCCCATGCAATAATTATCATaatgaatatttgaatttcattCACAATTTATAAACtaataggttttttttatattattaggTAGTTTTACTCAGGATATGTTGATTATTGGCTTGACGCCGTATGAGATTGACGCCGTATGGATATCTCTGGAGATAAACGCCTAAAGATATGCAAGGTATGCGTTAAGTATCCTCGGCATAGTGTATCCAAAGGGTCTGCATCCCAACTGGTGCAAAGCCGCTCAGAGTCGAGGCTTCGTTTATAACGTTTATTAAACATATAATTTTATCATactttatcattattattctTTGTTTCAATTGTCTCTCAAAaccaatacatttttaaaggCACACGTTAGTTGAAATACTTAGAATATATTTGATGTGTGCGCCGCCAAAAATGTGCGCCGGTGACTGACGGTGTGCTGCCAGTGAAAACtaaaatgtaaaaccctgCATTAAATTCATTTCTAATAAATGCCAATAATATAATGGCTTATAAAGGTAACTTCGATGAGGCATGATGTACAGCATTTTGAGTGTTAGACCAAACGCCAAGGCACGAGAAGAAGCAGGACTCCTGAGGACAAGAAATCACCGATGAAAAGCGGATGGTGGAACAGATATTCTGATCCGATCCAAGCTTTAAAAAGCTGATCGGAAGCCGAAACCCTTTTCGTCCCGGCCGTTTGGCATCAGCATTGATGATGAGGAACAAGATTTTTAGGTGATGATCACACCAATTATCTTTCAATTATCACACAGAAGCTACAGTTTAAAGCTTACACCATGAAAAGAAGTTAAAAACTTATCGTAACTATATCctataaatttttaaaaaaattattctaaGTTTATTGAGTTCATCCATTGGTTTAAGGTTTCCATCTCGTGATCGGTTTGATCATAGAGGAAATCATTCAAGCAAAGGACACTCTCTTCACAGTTGAAAGTTCCTGTATATCTGCAAGTACACTGCCTACTGACACCGACACCAAGTGGTAACACATGAAGGCATAACATTGTCACACGAACAGCGTTTCATTCATGTCCACAGCCACACTACGTGTGGGGTGTTGCAATGAAGCAATATGCTAAAGTCACATACATGTTACTGCCCACCCATAGAACTTCTTTTCCCAAGCACTTCACTGCCTCACAATCGTTTCTGGTCATCGTTTCACACATCCTTTTGGGCGATGTTTTTATGCTTCTCGACTCAATTATCCCGACATCTGGTTGTAATATGTATTGGGAAAGGCTACAAGTGGTTGGGATCGGAAGGATCTATTGACCAATTTTCATTCCATATGCAAGTGaactacagaaaaaaaaaaaatgatcatcAACATGTTGCCTTTACTAGTTACGTGTGAAATGATCTGCAACAGGCATGAAAGTTTCATTTCCGAACGATCCAAATACAATCGTACTGAGGATATACAAAACAAGGTCCCTTTTATTCTATCCTTTATCTTGAACAAGTCATAAGAATTAGAAATATTTAGCTTATAACGTCAATAAGGCGCACATAACATAGACAGAAACGCGCTTTATAACATGTGTGGTAAGTAGAGGGTAGACACATTTCacatgaaaacataaaaaagaatcaaGCTACCTGATACGATCTTCTTCAAAATAATCAACACAATTGTTACAACacttttaacaaacaaaacaacacattctAACACAACTACGATAACGCTACGATCAGTGGTAGATTTTATCTGCCGTCGTTTATGTCATTTgatcactctttctctctattctAACAGAATGGCTTGGCCTTTTATGGTTGTACCACAGCACTTGGTTCACTTTGCAAGCGGAGCGTACGGCACAACACAACCTACCAACGACACTTCTTAAGCAATACTACCACGCGTTCGTTGTTGCAGAGCCACTTGATAAAGGTTGCCACCAGGCGGGTAGGTAGGGCGAAGAGGTACAGTTTGTTAAGGGCAGCAAAGAGCAATCGCgggtatttctttttttaaggCTTTTTAAGGCACAGGGTACAGTTTTTccggggcgaaaaaaaaaacccaaaccagGCATAGAATGTGGCTCGGTTCGGTGTTTACTTTTCTTGCAGGTCAACTCTGTATAGATATCCTGCGAGCTACAGGATGAACGTTGCGAGGTACAGTATGTTTAGGATACGAGaaagaaggaagcaaaaacttACTACGTGGAAACATTCATAGTGAGGAGCCTTACGGTTTCGGTTACAGTTCTATTTGGCAGAGCGTCTAGAAAGGACCCAAACGATTTAGCACAGTTTGCTAACGACTAAGGAACCCCTACATAGAAATGGTCCTGACAGGTAAgaccaatagttttttttttcccctgtaAGCGAAGCCTTCGAACGTTATCACCCGCCCGGTGCATATTTTGATAGGACACCGATAGATGTTTACAAGATGATGTGTGTGTCCATCGGACACTTGGTTATTTAtcttggtgtgttttttttagcttttttggGAAGAATCTAATAGCCGAACGCTTGGTGCACATGCTGCACAAGATCAGGTATACGATCAAGGTCACTAATTGTTTTCAAAGTTCCACAGTCCGTT
This region of Anopheles marshallii chromosome 2, idAnoMarsDA_429_01, whole genome shotgun sequence genomic DNA includes:
- the LOC128710417 gene encoding defensin, translating into MKCATIICTIVVVVLAALENTSVQAAPEEQLASLNTLLDELPEETHHAAVENYRAKRATCDLASGFGVGSSLCAAHCIARRYRGGYCNSKAVCVCRN